The following proteins come from a genomic window of Liolophura sinensis isolate JHLJ2023 chromosome 13, CUHK_Ljap_v2, whole genome shotgun sequence:
- the LOC135480563 gene encoding proteasome subunit beta type-7-like — translation MSTPMSEPPAGGFSFENCRRNHILQEKGFKAPTAYKTGTTICGIVFKDGVVLGADTRATEDTIVADKNCAKIHYIAPNIYCCGAGTAADTEMTTQMISSQLELHQLNTGRIPRVCTANRLLKQMLFRYHGYISAALVLGGVDSKGPHLYSIWPHGSTDKLPFVTMGSGSLAAMAVFEDGYKPNMERGEAMTLVKNAIRAGIFNDLGSGSNVDLCVITRDKVDYLRPYDEANLKGQRQGKYTYKRGTTAVLTKNVKKLEFEVLSTSVRAEPMETA, via the exons ATGAGTACCCCAATGAGTGAACCGCCGGCCGGAGGCTTTTCATTTGAAAACTGTCGAAG GAACCATATACTGCAGGAGAAAGGCTTTAAAGCACCTACAGCTTACAAAACTGGGACAACCATCTGTGGTATCGTTTTTAAG GATGGCGTTGTACTCGGGGCAGATACAAGAGCAACTGAAGACACAATTGTAGCAGACAAGAACTGTGCCAAAATCCACTACATAGCTCCAAATATCTA TTGTTGTGGTGCGGGAACAGCTGCTGATACAGAGATGACCACGCAGATGATCTCATCACAGTTAGAGCTGCACCAGCTGAACACAGGGAGAATTCCCCGGGTCTGCACAGCCAATAGGCTTCTCAAACAGATGCTCTTCAG GTACCATGGATACATTAGTGCTGCTCTGGTTCTGGGAGGAGTGGATTCTAAAGGCCCTCACCTCTACAGCATATGGCCCCATGGATCAACCGATAAGTTGCCTTTTGTCACCATGG GCTCTGGTTCTCTGGCAGCCATGGCTGTGTTTGAAGATGGCTACAAACCAAACATGGAG AGGGGCGAGGCGATGACCCTGGTTAAGAATGCCATCCGAGCTGGAATCTTCAACGACCTGGGCTCAGGCAGTAACGTGGACCTGTGTGTTATCACCAGGGACAAAGTGGACTACCTCAGACCGTATGATGAGGCCAATCTCAAGGGACAGAG ACAAGGCAAGTACACATACAAACGTGGTACGACAGCTGTGTTAACCAAGAACGTCAAGAAGCTGGAGTTTGAAGTTTTGTCAACATCAGTGAGGGCTGAGCCAATGGAAACTGCCTGA